The Arachis ipaensis cultivar K30076 chromosome B07, Araip1.1, whole genome shotgun sequence genome includes a window with the following:
- the LOC107610160 gene encoding probable galacturonosyltransferase-like 1, with the protein MYHPSYILDFASQTLHPIQLLFLFSPHFLIDIFITRGRPKACLKPHSPHSPIISHLIDPKIQTQLRVSHPHAIFHSQKINKTMQSRLTKPKTLLLFFTGLLLLPCSCLCSSTTNKAKNATIIPHQFKEAPQFYNSPDCPSVMDTDSDDTNTDTDTDTYICSEEAVHVAMTLDTTYIRGSMAAILSVLQHSSCPQNIFFHFVCSSNASLLRAAISNSFPYLKFHLYHFDNATVSGLISTSIRSALDCPLNYARSYLANLLPLCVRRVVYLDSDLILVDDIAKLAATPLGQTAVLAAPQYCNANFTAYFTQTFWSNPSLSLTFANREPCYFNTGVMVIDLDRWRHGDYTRKIEEWMEVQKRTRIYELGSLPPFLLVFAGNIATVDHRWNQHGLGGDNFRGLCRDLHPGPVSLLHWSGKGKPWVRLDANRPCPLDALWAPYDLLLTPFSLDS; encoded by the coding sequence ATGTACCACCCTTCATATATTCTTGACTTTGCCTCCCAAACCCTGCACCCCATCCAGCtactctttcttttttctccaCATTTTTTAATTGATATTTTCATTACTAGAGGGAGACCAAAAGCGTGTTTGAAACCTCATTCTCCACATTCTCCAATTATAAGCCACCTCATAGATCCCAAAATTCAAACCCAGCTCAGAGTCTCACACCCACACGCCATTTTCCATTCTCAAAAGATTAACAAAACTATGCAATCTAGATTAACAAAACCAAAAACATTACTACTCTTCTTCACAGGTCTCTTATTGCTTCCATGTTCATGTTTATGCTCTTCCACCACCAACAAAGCCAAAAACGCCACCATTATTCCCCATCAGTTCAAGGAAGCACCTCAATTCTACAACTCCCCGGACTGCCCCTCCGTCATGGACACCGACAGCGATGACACTAACACCGATACGGACACGGACACGTACATATGCTCGGAGGAAGCAGTACACGTGGCAATGACTCTAGACACAACATACATCCGAGGATCCATGGCTGCAATCCTTTCAGTCCTCCAACACTCTTCCTGCCCACAAAACATCTTCTTCCACTTCGTCTGCTCCTCCAACGCGTCACTCCTACGCGCCGCCATCTCCAACTCCTTCCCTTACCTCAAGTTCCACCTTTATCATTTCGACAACGCCACCGTCTCCGGCCTCATCTCCACCTCAATCCGCTCCGCACTTGACTGCCCTCTTAACTACGCCCGCAGCTACCTTGCCAATCTCCTTCCACTCTGCGTCCGCCGCGTCGTCTACTTGGACTCCGACCTCATACTCGTCGACGACATTGCGAAACTCGCAGCCACCCCACTAGGCCAAACGGCGGTTCTTGCAGCGCCGCAATACTGCAACGCGAATTTCACAGCATACTTCACACAAACATTCTGGTCGAATCCTTCTCTGTCGCTTACATTCGCGAACAGAGAGCCTTGCTACTTCAACACAGGGGTCATGGTGATCGATCTGGATCGGTGGCGCCATGGAGATTACACGAGGAAGATCGAGGAGTGGATGGAGGTGCAGAAGAGGACGAGGATCTACGAGCTTGGTTCTCTGCCACCGTTTCTTCTTGTTTTCGCTGGAAATATTGCTACTGTGGATCATAGGTGGAACCAGCATGGTTTGGGTGGTGACAATTTTCGTGGTTTGTGCAGAGATCTGCACCCTGGTCCTGTGAGTTTGTTGCATTGGAGTGGCAAAGGTAAGCCATGGGTGAGGTTGGACGCTAATAGGCCTTGCCCTTTGGATGCTCTTTGGGCACCTTATGATCTGTTGCTCACTCCATTTTCTCTTGATTCTTGA